GAGATTCTGGAGGCGATTGTCGAGCGCATCCCGGCCCCTCCCGGTGACCCGCAGGCCCCCCTCAAGGCCCTGATCTTCGACTCCTTCTACGACGCCTACCAGGGCGTGATCCTGTTCGTGCGGGTGCTGGAGGGGACCCTTGCCCCGAAACAGCCCATCATGCTCTTCAACTCGGGCAAGACCTTCGACGTGGACAAGGTGGGCACCTTCACGCCGGGGCTGGTGGTCGGCGAGTCGCTCCCGGCGGGCGCGGTGGGCTGGGTCGCGGCGGGCATCAAGGACATCCACGACGCGCAGGTGGGCGACACGATCACCCAGAAGGACCGCCCCACCCGCGAGCCCTTCCCCGGCTTCAAGCCCGCGCAGCCGGTGGTGTTCTCGGGCCTCTACCCCACCGACACCGAGGACTACCGCCGCCTGCGGGACGCGCTGGACAAGCTCAAGCTCAACGACGCGGCCTTCTCCTTCGAGCCCGAGACCTCGGAGGCGCTGGGCTTCGGCTTCCGCTGCGGCTTCCTGGGCCTCCTCCACGCCGAGATCATCCAGGAGCGGCTGGAGCGCGAGTACGACCTCGACCTGATCGCCACCGCGCCCGCCGTGGTGTACCGGGTGACGCTGACGAACGGCACCGTCTTCGAGACGCAGAACCCCGCCGAGTTCCCCACCCGCGACCGCATCACGACCGTCGAGGAGCCCTACATCAAGCTCTCGGTGATGCTCCCCGAGGAGTACGTCGGCCCGGTGATGCAGCTCCTGCAAGAGCGCCGGGGTTCGATGGTCACCATGAACTACGTCGGCAAGCGGGTGGAGCTGATCTACGAGGTTCCTTTCGCCGAAATCCTCTACGACTTCCACGACCGCCTCAAGTCCATCTCGCGCGGCTACGCCTCCATGGACTACGAGCAGATCGGCTACCGCGAGGGCGAGCTGCGCAAGGTGGACATCCTCGTGAACAACGAGGTGGTGGATGCGCTGGCCGTCATCGTCCACGAGGACAAGGCGTACTCGCTGGGGCGCAAGATCGTGGACAAGATGGCGGAGGTGATCCCCCGGCAGATGTTCCCGGTGCCCGTGCAGGCGACCATCGGCGGCAAGATCATCGCCCGGGCGACGGTGAAGGCGTACCGCAAGGACGTGCTCGCCAAGTGCTACGGCGGCGACATCACCCGCAAGAAGAAGCTGCTCGAAAAGCAGAAGAAGGGCCGCGCCCGCATGAAGCAGATCGGCACGGTGGAGGTGCCGCAGGAGGCCTTCCTGGCGGTGCTGAGCACGGAGGAGTGAGGAGGAGAAGGCCTGGAGCCCCGGCGAGAGCTGGGGCTTTTTCGTTGGGCCGGAACCCCTCGCGCGGCGACCGGGACGGTCAGGGTTCCCCCAGCCCGGCCCGGCCGGTGCAGAGCGCGTACGCCACGTCGGGCCGCCCGTTCGCCTGCCCCTCCCGCGCGGCGGCGTCCCAGTCGTACACGACCCGCCGGTGCTCGACGTGCCAGGAGCCGCTGGCATCGTCCACGACGGCGTAGCGGGCGTGCGGCGTGCCCGCCTCCATGCGGTGGGCAAAGGGAACGTCGTCGGCGTAGGCGGGGAGCCCGACGCTTCCGGGATTCACGACCAGCCTGCCCCCGGGGAGGGCGGCGCTCCGGGGCAGGTGGGTGTGGCCGCACAGGACGAGCGTGGCCGGGGTCAGACCCAGGCGGGCCTCGACCTCGCCGACCGTGGCGGCCCGGGCGCCTGTTTTCTCCACGGTGTCCAACAGGGAGGCGAGGTCGCTGTGGGGGGTGTCGTGGACGAGCAGCACGCCCCCCGGCAGGCCCAGGGTCCCGGGCAGGGAGGCGAGCCAGGCGCGGGCCCCGGCGGTGATCGTCTCGTGGGCGTGCCGGTCGGAGGGACCCATCCGCTCCGGGGGCGTGGTGAGGAGCTGGCGCTCGTGGTTGCCCCGCACGGTGGGAAAGCCCAGCGGCCCCAGGCGTTCGGCCGTCCCGCGCGGTTGCAGGGCCCCCGAAACGACGTCGCCCAGATTCACCGTGAGGTCGACGTGCTGCCCGGCGACGTCCGCCAGAACGGCGTCGAGCGCCCGCAGGTTGCCGTGGATGTCCGCCAGAACCGCGATTCTCACCCGACCAGCTTAGGGCGGACGGGAGCGGGGCGGGCGTTAAGTCTCCATGAGTCCGCCTGCCGCCCACCGCCGCTCCCGAGTCCATACCGTAGGCGTGAACCTTCCCGAACCTCCCCGCCGAAAGGACGCCCCCATGACGCACACCCCTGCCCTCGACGCCATCCGCCCCCCCGCTCCCCCCGTCTCGACCTTCGGCGGCACCCAGGTCCTGCGCCCGGACGTGGTGCGCGTGCGGCTGCCGATGGTCAACGTCTACCTGCTGGGCCAGCCCGGGGAGCCGTGGGTGCTCGTGGACGCCGGAATGGTGGGCACCGCCGGGATGATCCGCGCGGCGGCCCAGCGGCACCACGGGGGGCGGGCGCCGGGGGCGATCCTCCTGACCCACGGCCACCTCGACCACATCGGGGCGCTGCACGAGCTGCTGCGCGAGTGGCAGGTCCCCGTTTACGCGCACCCGCTGGAGCTGCCCCACGTCACGGGCGAGCACCCCTACCCCTTCCCCGACCCCACGGTCGGCGGCGTGATGAGTGCGCTCTCCCCGGCCTTCGTGCCTGGCCCCTTCGACTTCCGGCCCCGCGTGCACCCTCTTCCGGGGGACGGCTCGGTGCCGGGCCTCCCCGGCTGGCGTTGGCTGCACACGCCGGGGCATACGACCGGGCACGTGTCGCTGTGGCGGGAGAACGACCGCTCGCTGATCGTGGGCGACGCCTTCGTGACGACCAAGCAGGAGACGGTGACGGGGGCGCTGGCCTCGCGGCCCACCCTCGTCCACGGCCCGCCCGCGTACTACACGCCGAACTGGGACGCGGCGCGCGACTCGGTGCGGACGCTCGCCAACCTCGACCCCGACCTCGCCGCGACCGGGCACGGGCACCCGATGTTCGGGCCGGAGATGGCGACCGAGCTCCACCGCCTCGCCCGCAACTTCGACGAGGCGGTGCGGCCGGTGCGCGGCTGGTACCTCGACCACCCGGTGCCCATCGCCCAGCCGGGGGGCGCGGCTTCGGCCCCAGACTCGCGCGGAAGGCTGCTGACGTACGCGCTGGCGGGGGTGGGGCTGGTGCTGGTGCTGCGGCGTCTGGGTCGCTGAGACGGGGCCCGGGGAAGGACGCGGCCCACCTGGCGCCACGTCCTTCCCCGGGCCCCCTCCCCCCGTCAGGGGCAGAGGGTGGAGGGGGTTGACAGGCGGGCACCTGACCACCCGGTCCGTGAGGGTTCTGTCAGAGTTCACTCCCTACACTCCGGGACGTGAGCCCAGGTGAGCTTTCCGCCGGACTGCCCCTGACCGCCCCCGCGCGGTCCCAGGGCACCCTGCGCGCCCAGTTCACGCTGGTGATCTTCCTGCTGGCGTTCCTGCCGAATCTGGTGCTCACCCTGGGCGCGCGGCCCGACCTGCCCTCTGCCACGCTCCTCGCCTGGATGGGGCTCGTCGCCGCCCCGTGCGGGCTGGTGGGCTACCTGCTGAGCGGCGCCCTGCTGCGCCCGCTGAGCCGCCTGGAGGCGGAGGTGCAGCGCGGCGACTTCGCCCAGCCCCACCGCGACGACCCCGCCGAGATTCGCGCGCTCCGGGACGCCTTTGCCGAGTTGCTGGAGCGGCTGGGCACCGAGCGCGACCGCCGGAACGCCTTCATGGCGACTCTCGTCCACGACCTCAAGACACCCCTGATCGCCACCGGGCACCTCACCCGCACCCTCACCGAGCACCCCCTCCCCGACGCCGAGCGGCGCGAGGTGGGCGATCTCCTCCTCGCCGAGAACGCGCGCCTGCTCGCCCTCGTCGGGCAGATGGCGGACGCCCACCGCTTCGAGCGCGAGGACGTGCGGGTGCAGACCCGGCCCACCGAGTTGCGCCCGGTGCTCGACGGGGTGGCCCGCCGCCTGGAGGAGCGGGCACGGTCGCGCGGCCTGTGCCTCACCGTCAGCGGGACGGGCACGGCCCACGCCGACCCGGCGGCCCTGGAACGCGCCGTCACCAACCTCGCCGACAACGCCCTGCGCTACGCCCGCTCCCGGGTGGCACTCGCCGTCACGCCCGCCGGAGTCGAGGTCCGCGACGACGGCCCCGGCCTGGGCGCACCGCTCACCGAACTCGCCCAGCCCTTTAACGCGCAGCCCGTCACCATCGCCGGGCAGCAGTACACCGCCGGGACCGCCGGGCTGGGCCTGTTCATCGCCCGCCGGGTGGCGGAGGCGCACGGCGGCTCCCTCACCTACGACCGCGCCCCCCTCTCCCCCACCGACCCTCCCGAGCGTGACCCCTCCGGTCACGACGCACCCGCCGCCGTCCACACGACCTTCACCCTGCACCTGCCGGAGGTAACGCCATGAGACTCGTGATTGCCGATGACCACCCTCTCTTCCGCATGGGCCTGAAGTACGCGCTGCTGCACCAGGGCTTCGACGTGGTGGCGGAAGCCGCCGACGGCCTGCGCGCGCTGGAGGCCTGCCGCACGTGGCAGCCTGACGCGGCCCTGCTCGACGTGAAGATGCCCGGCATGACCGGCATCGAGGTCTGCGACCGGTTGCGCCAGACCAACCCGGGTGTCGTCAGCGTCCTGATCACCACCTTCGCCGAGCCCGCCATCGTGCAGGCCGCCCGCGCCGCCGGGGCCCGCGGCTACGTCAGCAAGGAATCCGACCCCGAGAGCCTCGCCCGGCAACTGCGCGACATCGTGGCCCACCCCGAGGTGGACCGCCTCCCCCATGTGGACGTGCCGCGCCTGACCCCCCGCGAGTCGGACGTGCTGCCGCTGCTCGCCCAGGGCTACAGCAACAAGGAGATCGCCAAGAACCTGCGGGTGAGCCCCGATACCATCAAAGACCACCTCGCCCGCCTGTACGCCAAGCTCGAAGCCCGCGACCGCACCGAGGCGGTGAGCCGGGCGCGCAGCATCGGGCTGCTGCATTGAGGGGACGGGAAGGTCAGCGGACGGGGGTGGCGAGGGGGGCCGCCCCCTTCGCTGTGGGAGGGCGTCGGCGCAGGCGGGTCCTCACGGGGGGTGAGCGGGCGCGGCCCCGTGGCCCCGCCCGCCCTCAATGCTGGCCCAGCAGCCGTTTGCCGTGCCGGACGAGCCGCCGGGTCAGGCGCAGGCGCCGCGCGTAGGCCTGCGCCGGGCCGCTGCGCCACAGCGCCGCGTACAGCGCCCGCCTGACCCAGCGCCGCAGCCTCCCGCGCTCCAGGCTTCCGGAGCTGGGCCGGACGGCGCGGGGCGATGCGCCCTCCGGCCCCCCCAGGATGTGCAGGGCCGCCAGGAAATCGCGCGCGAAGTGCTCGTACAGCGCCGCGCGGTCCTGGCCGCCGAGCGGGCCCGCGGCGACGTAGGGGTTGGTGTTGATCTCGTACACCTGCACGCGCCCCCCCACCACGCCGTAATCGACGCGCCCGTAGTCGATGCAGGCCAGGTCGAACACCTCGCGGAGCTGCGCCTCGTAGGGGTTGTCGCGCAAGAAGCGCGTCTCCTCGGCCACCGTCTGCCCGTCCACCACCAGACCACCGCCGATGCCGCGCACCTCCCAGTGTCGGCCGAAAAAGATATCCGTCGGGACGATGCGCTCGCCCACCCGGAAGGCGGCGTACCTGCGATACAGGCCGCGCTCGTCGCGCTCGCCGCAGAACTCGGTCACCACCGTATCCCCCAGGCCCTGGCCCCGGGCCCGCCAGGCGCACAGGAACTGCCTCAGCGCCCCCTCGTCGGGCAGCAGGTCAGAGGCCGTGGCGTTGTGACCGCGCTCGCCGCGCACGAACACCGGGAAGCGGCGCGGGAGCCGCCCCTCGTCCAGACGGTAGACGTCGAACTCGTTGAGGCCGTGCTCGTGCAGGGCGCGCAGCAACTCGAAGCGCTGTTTGACCCGGGAGGGATCGTTGAGCAGCCGCACGCCCGGCCCCCAGGACGCGAGCTGACGCCACAGCCGCGCCGCCCGGTCCAGGTCCTCGCCGGAGAGCCGCTCCAGGTCCGCGAAGATGTACGTGCCCTGCGGCAGCCTGCGGGCGCCGAACAGCGTGGAGTAGGGGACCGGCACCAGCTCGGGCGCGAGGGCGGCGCCGCGTCCGGACAGGAAGTCTTCCAGGCACAGGTGCTCGGAGGTCGTCAGCAGATAGATCATGTCCTCAAAGTAGAGTTTTTCACGTCACCCCCCTCGCAGGAGGCGTCGCACTCTCCGGCCTCCGTTCGGGTGCCGCCCCCGATCTTTCGGGGGGGACTCCGGGCCGCGACCGCTCCGGCTAGCCCGCGCTTCCCGCCTCCCCGGGGGACCCCTGTACCCTCTGCTCATGCCCACCTCCCCCTTCCGGCTCTCCCAGCGGGCCCTGAGCCTCAAGCCCTCCTCCACGGTGGCGGTCTCGTCCCGGGCGCTGGAGCTGCGCCGCTCGGGCGTGGACGTGATCTCCATGAGCGTGGGCGAGCCCGACTTCGACACGCCGCCGCACGTCAAGGCCGCCGCCGTGCGCGCCATCGGGGAGGGGAAGACGAAGTACACCGCCGTGAACGGGGTGGCCGAACTGCGCGAGGCGATCAGCGCCAAGTTCGCCCGCGAGAACGGCCTGACCCACGCGCCGGGCGCCGTGACCGTCACGAGCGGGGGCAAGCAGGCCCTCTTCAACGCCTTTTTCGCGCTGCTGAACCCCGGGGACGAGGTGCTGATCCCCGCCCCCTACTGGGTGAGCTATCCGGAGATGGTCGCGCTCACCGGCGCCGTGCCCGTGGCCGTGCCCACCACGCCGGAGTCCGGCTTCGTGCTCGACCCGGGGGAGGTGGAGGCGCGCGTGACGCCCCGCACCCGCATGATCGTCCTGAACAGCCCCGGCAACCCGACGGGCGCGGTCTTCCCGCCGGACGTGCTGGAGGCGGTCGCCCGCATCGCTCAGAAACACGACCTCGTGATCGTGACGGACGAGATGTACGAGCACCTCGTCTACGACGCCGAACAGGTCAGCATCGGGCGGTACGCGCCGGAGCACACCCTGACGGTGAACGGGGCGAGCAAGGCGTACGCGATGACGGGCTGGCGCATCGGGTACGCGGGCGGGCCGGAGGGCGTCATCACGGCGATGAACGCCTTCCAGTCGCAGAGCACGAGCAACGCGAGCAGCGTCTCGCAGTACGCCGCCCTCGCCGCGCTGACTGAATACGAGGAGACGGCGCGCTTCATCGAGATGGCCCGCAACGCCTACCGGGAACGGCGGGACCGGATCGTCGCCGGGCTGAACGAACTGGGCCTGCCGACCCCCACCCCGCAGGGCGCCTTCTACGTGATGGCGGACACGACCCGCATCCACCCCGACGAGTTGGAGGCCGCCCGCATCCTGCTCGACGACGCGCGGGTGGCGGTGGTGCCGGGGACCGACTTCGCCGCGCCGGGGCAGGTGCGGCTGAGCTACGCGACGGGCCTGGAGCAGATCGAGGAGGTGCTGCGCCGGATCGGCGGGGTGGTGGGCTGAGGCACACGGGAACCAACCCCCCCGGTGCCCCGTACCCTGGGGCATGACCAATCCTGAAGGCAGCTACAGCCTCCGCGACTTCCTCGCCCAGACCGCCGAGCGCGACAACCCCGGCGACGTCTTCGAGCTGGAGTCGAGCAAGATGCTCGAAGTCAAGGTCAATGGGCGCATCTGGAGCAAACTCGGCGCGATGGTGGCCTACAAGGGCAACCTCAACTTCAAGCGCGAGGGCAGCCTGGAGGGCGGGTTGATGAAGGCCCTCAAGCGCGCGGTGAGCCAGGAGATGAGTCCCCTCGCCAAGATCGAGGGCCGGGGCGTCGCCTACCTCGCCGACCAGGGCAAGGAGATCACGATCCTGCGGCTCTCCGGTGACAGCCTGAACGTGAACGGCAACGACCTCCTCGCCTTCGAGGACTCCGTGAACTATGACATCACCATGCAGCGCCGGGCGGCGGGCATGGCGGCGGGCGGGCTATTCAGCGTGCGGCTCCAGGGCAGCGGCCTCGTCGCCATCCTCAGCCACGGCAAGCCGCTGACCCTGCGGGTGACGCAGAGCGAGCCGATCTTCACCGACCCCAACGCCACGGTCGCCTGGAGCGGCAACCTCCAGCCCCAGTTGCGGATGGACGCCTCCTTGCGCTCCATGTTCGGGCGCGGCGGCGGCGAGACGTACCAGATGGTCTTCCAGGGGGACGGCTTCGTGGTCGTGCAGCCCTACGAGGAGTTCGAGCAGGGCCTGGGCGGCGGCGAGAGCGGGGGCGGGTCCCGCAGCCTGGGCGACCTGTTCGACTGAAGCTGTCAGCCCTGAGTGGTGAGCCGTCAGCCGGGTGCTGGCGGCTTTTTCTTGCCCTCCTCTCGTGCACGCCGGGAGCGGCCGGGATGGGCCGACCTCCAGATGAGGGCTGAGGAAGTTGAGCGGTGGCTGGCCGACACCGGGCGTCGCCTGCGAGAACACGGCACCCAGGTTGAGTTCGTTCAAAGAGACACAGCGAGCATGGACCCGGCTGTGGTGTTGACCCTGGAATCAGGAGCCGTGACAGCGACCATCAGCCTCTGGTCTTCTTTGCAGGGAGCCGAACGCCATGCCCCCTCCGTGGAAAGCGGGGAAGACCTCTGGCTCGACCGGGTGAAAGTTGACGGCGACGACTTCCCCGAAAAGGTCTCGCCCATCCTGTCGCTCCTCTAAACCCAGGTCAGCCAACCGAGGGGGAGGGTGGCGGGTCAGGCATCCAGCGCCCGACCCCCTTGCAGGCTCTACACTCCCCCGGATGAGTCTGGTCGTCATGGCAACGGGAGGCACGGGGGGCCACATCTACCCGGCGGTCGCCACCGCGCGCGAGCTGATGGGGCGCGGGCACGAGGCGCTGATCCTCGGGCAGCGGGGCGGGATGGAGGAACGGGTGGCGCGCGAGCAGGGCCTCGCCTTTCAGGGGGTAGAGGCCGGGAAGCTCGCCCGCAGCGGGCAGGGTCGCCCCGATCCGCGCGAACTCCTGCGGGCCGCGCGGGGGCTGGGAGAGGCGCGCTCCTTCCTGCGGGAGCAGCGGCCCGGCGCCGTCGTGGGCTTCGGCGGCTTCGCCAGCCTGCCCGGCGTGCTGGGGGCGCAGAGCCTGGGCCTGCCGACTGTCCTCCACGAGCAGAACGCCCGGCTGGGCCTGACCCAGCGGCTCGCGGCGGGGCGGGCGCGGGCGGTGGGCACCGCTTACCCGCGCGTGATCGGCCTTTCCGGGCACAAGGCCACCCTCGTCGGAATGCCCGTGCGGGAGGAACGGCTGCCCCGCTCGGAGGCGCTGGCGCGATTGGGATTGCAAGACGGTCCGCTGACGATCCTGGTGATGGGCGGTTCGCAGGGGTCGCTGGCCCTGAACGGCGCGGTGCCCGACACGCTGCGGCACGTCCTGGGGATGGAGGGGCTGCTGCCGGAGGGAGCCGCCGTGCAGGTGATCCACTCCACCGGGCCGCGCTGGCTCTCGGACGTGGTGCCGCGCGTGCGCGACCTGCCGTGGTATCAGCCGGTGGGCTTCGTGGACGCGGTGGCGGCGTGGTCGGCGGCGGACCTGGCGATCACGCGGGCGGGAACGGGGACGCTGGCGGAGGCGGCCTTCCACGGGGTGCCGCTCGTGATGGTGCCGCTGCCCGAGTCGGCGGAGAATCACCAGCTTCACAACGCGCTCAGCGTGCAGGAGGCGGGGGCGGGGCGGGTGGTCGAACAGCCGAGGGTGGAGGAGGCGCTGGGCGGGGCGGTGCTAGAGTGTGCCTCGCCAGGCAAGCGCGCCACGATGCGGGACGCGGCCCTCGCGCGCTCCCCGGCGGGCGCGGCGGGACGCTTCGCCGACCTCGTGGAGCGGTTTTTGCATTGAAACCGAGTGCTCTGGTTTTCTAACGTTGTGATGCCCCTTCCGGACCCTCACCATGACTGACCTCCCTCCCTTCCCCTCCCCCGCGTCCGCCCCACAGTCCTCCTCTCCACCCCACTATCACCTGATGGGGATCGGCGGCATCGGCGTGAGCGCCTTCGCGCGGCTCCTCTCGGCCCGCGGCGTGCGGGTCAGCGGGTGCGACGTGGCCTCCTCCGACCTCACCGAGCAACTGGAACGGGAGGGCATCCCGGTCGCGGTCGGGCACGACCCGTCCCACGTGAGGGGGGTGGACGTGCTGATCGCGTCGGAGGCGGTGCCCAAGGACCACCCCGAACTCGCGGCGGCGCGGGCGGCGCGGGTGGAGGTGCGGCCCCGCATGAGCCTGCTGGACGAACTGCTGCGGGCGGGGCCCTCGGTCGGCGTGGTGGGCACCCACGGCAAGACGACCACGACCTCGATGATCGCCGTCGCCATGCAGGGGGCGGGGCTCGACCCGGCGGCCTTCGTGGGCGGCATCGTGCCCGAGTTCGGCAGCAACGCGCGGGTGGGTACGGGGCCCTTCGTCGCCGAGGTGGACGAATCCGACCGCTCTTTCGGTGAACTCGTCTGCGAGACCGTCGTGTTCACCAACGCCGAGGACGACCATGTGGGCGGCAACCAGGCGACCTACTGGGAGACAGTCGAGGAGCAGCACGCGGCCTTCGCGCGATTTGTGAGCCATGCCAGGCGGGTGCTGTACTGCGCCGACTGGCCGGGGCTGGAGGGGCTGTGTGCCGGGGCGGATGAGCGGCTGAGCTACGGGCAGGCGGAGGGCGCCGATTACCGCGCCGTAGGACTCCGACCGGATGCGGAGGGAACGACCTTCACCGTGGAGTACCAGGGCGAGGTGCTGGGCGAGGCGCGGGTGTCGCTGCCCGGCACCCACAACGTCCTCAACGCCCTCGCCGCACTCGCCGTGACCCACCTGTACGGCGGCGATTTCAAGAAGGCGGCGGAGGCTCTGGCGGCCTTCCGGGGACCGGGGCGGCGCTGGCAGCGGATCGGGCAGCTCAACGGAGCGCTGGTCATCGACGACTACGCGCACAACGCCACCAAGGTCGCGGCGGCGGTGCAGGCCGCGAGGCAGACCGGGCGGCGGGTGCGGGTGATCTTCCAGCCCCACCGGTACCTCCGCACCCAGCAGTCCTGGCCCCGCCTCGCCGACGCGCTGATGGACGCCGACGAGGTGCTGATCCTCGACATCGCGGCGGCGTCCGAGCCCCCCATCCCCGGCATCCACGCCACCCTCGTCAGCGAGCGGATGGCGCGGGGCGGGCACGGCGGCGTGCGCTACCTCCCCGACCGCGCCGAGGTCGTGCGCTACCTGCGGGAGACGGCCTCGGGCGGGGACGTCATCGTGACGATGGGCGCGGGGGACGTGTGGAAACTCTCGCGCGAGCTGGCCGGGGTGGGGGCGTGACGCTCACCCGGCCCAGCCGCACGGGCGCCCGCGTCGAGAGGTTGCCCCTCGCCCGCTTCACGACCCTGGGGGTGGGCGGCGAGGCCGAGGTGTGGTTCGTCTCGGACCACGACCAGCTCGCCGAAGCGATGGAGGCCCCTTACCGCATCCTGGGCGGCGGCAGCAACCTCGTGGTCGCGGACGAGGGCGTACCCGAGCGGGTCATCCGCCTGACGGGTCCCTTCGCCGAGGCGGACTTGACGCCCGACCCCGAGTTGAGCCAGGGCGAAACCGTCGTCACGGGCTGGGTCGGCGGCGGCGTGCCCCTCCCCGGCCTGATCCGCAAGCTGCAAAAGCTCGGCCTCTCCAACCTGGAGGGCACCGTCGGCATCCCCGCCCAGGTCGGCGGCGCCGTGTGGATGAACGCGGGCACCCGCTACGGCGAGACCTTCGACGGGCTGCACACCCTGGAGATCGTGACGCCGGGGGGCACGCGGCAGGTCACGCCGGACGACCTCACCTGGGGCTACCGCACGAGCGGCATCCCGAGGAACCACATCGTGACGCGGGTGAGGCTGGGGTTGCGCCGCAGCACGCCGGAAGAGGTGCTCGCGCGGATGGAGTTCGCCGACCAGGCGCGCAAGGGCCAGCCCAAGATGAAGACGCCGGGCTGCGCCTTCAAGAACCCGGGCGGCGTCTCGGCGGGCAGGCTGATCGACGAGGCGGGGCTCAAGGGAGAGCGGATCGGCAACGCGATGATCGCGCCCGAGCACGCCAACTTCATCGTGAACCTGGGGGGGGCGAGCTGCGCCGACGTTCACGCGCTGCTGCACCTGATCCGCGAGCGGGTCGGCCTTCCGCTGGAGCTGGAGTACGAACTGTGGCCGGAGCGGGGGTGAATCCGGAGTCCCGGAGACGGCGGGCGCGCGGCGGTGGCAGGATAGGGCCGTGATCGACTCCGAACCCCGCCTCCTCAACCGCCGGGTACCCCAGGACCCCCCGCCGGAACCCGCCTCCCCACCTCCCGCCGGGGAGGTTGCCCCTGTCTCCGCCTTCGGGGCGCGGGAGCGGGCCCGCCGCCAACGACTGCTGTGGGTC
This genomic interval from Deinococcus aestuarii contains the following:
- the murC gene encoding UDP-N-acetylmuramate--L-alanine ligase, which translates into the protein MTDLPPFPSPASAPQSSSPPHYHLMGIGGIGVSAFARLLSARGVRVSGCDVASSDLTEQLEREGIPVAVGHDPSHVRGVDVLIASEAVPKDHPELAAARAARVEVRPRMSLLDELLRAGPSVGVVGTHGKTTTTSMIAVAMQGAGLDPAAFVGGIVPEFGSNARVGTGPFVAEVDESDRSFGELVCETVVFTNAEDDHVGGNQATYWETVEEQHAAFARFVSHARRVLYCADWPGLEGLCAGADERLSYGQAEGADYRAVGLRPDAEGTTFTVEYQGEVLGEARVSLPGTHNVLNALAALAVTHLYGGDFKKAAEALAAFRGPGRRWQRIGQLNGALVIDDYAHNATKVAAAVQAARQTGRRVRVIFQPHRYLRTQQSWPRLADALMDADEVLILDIAAASEPPIPGIHATLVSERMARGGHGGVRYLPDRAEVVRYLRETASGGDVIVTMGAGDVWKLSRELAGVGA
- a CDS encoding UDP-N-acetylmuramate dehydrogenase; this encodes MTLTRPSRTGARVERLPLARFTTLGVGGEAEVWFVSDHDQLAEAMEAPYRILGGGSNLVVADEGVPERVIRLTGPFAEADLTPDPELSQGETVVTGWVGGGVPLPGLIRKLQKLGLSNLEGTVGIPAQVGGAVWMNAGTRYGETFDGLHTLEIVTPGGTRQVTPDDLTWGYRTSGIPRNHIVTRVRLGLRRSTPEEVLARMEFADQARKGQPKMKTPGCAFKNPGGVSAGRLIDEAGLKGERIGNAMIAPEHANFIVNLGGASCADVHALLHLIRERVGLPLELEYELWPERG